A window of the Vigna angularis cultivar LongXiaoDou No.4 chromosome 3, ASM1680809v1, whole genome shotgun sequence genome harbors these coding sequences:
- the LOC108324398 gene encoding phytochrome A-2-like produces MDTNIRECIWTSNVLYPLCDMLMRDAPLGIVSQSPNIMDLVKCDDATLLYKNKVWRLGVTPSESQIREITLWLSECHKDPIGLSTYSLSNTGFPGATTLGDTTCGMAVVRISSKDIVFWFRSHTTTEIRWGGAKHEPGERDDGSRMHPISSFKAFLEVVKTRSLPWKDYEMDIIHSLQLILRNAFKDNESMEISTYAINTRLSDLKIEGMQEREVVTSEMVRFIETATVPNRCPKRRKEFETEMENGRRKKQTRRQTENVRVGGGTASENEKEV; encoded by the coding sequence ATGGATACGAACATCCGTGAATGTATATGGACATCGAATGTCCTATATCCGTTGTGCGATATGCTAATGCGAGATGCACCCCTAGGTATTGTATCACAGAGCCCTAACATAATGGATCTTGTTAAGTGCGATGATGCAACACTGTTGTATAAAAACAAGGTATGGAGATTAGGGGTAACACCAAGTGAATCCCAAATAAGAGAGATAACTTTGTGGCTCTCTGAATGTCACAAGGATCCCATAGGTTTAAGTACATATAGCTTGTCTAATACAGGCTTCCCAGGGGCTACTACTCTTGGTGATACAACTTGTGGAATGGCAGTTGTCAGAATATCTTCCAAAGATATAGTTTTCTGGTTCCGATCTCACACAACCACAGAAATTCGATGGGGTGGTGCAAAGCATGAACCTGGTGAAAGGGATGATGGTAGCAGGATGCATCCAATATCTTCATTTAAGGCTTTCCTTGAAGTTGTGAAGACAAGAAGTTTGCCCTGGAAGGATTATGAAATGGACATCATTCATTCATTGCAACTAATACTGAGAAATGCATTCAAAGACAACGAGAGTATGGAGATAAGCACATATGCTATCAATACAAGATTAAGTGATTTGAAAATCGAAGGGATGCAAGAACGGGAAGTAGTGACTAGTGAGATGGTAAGGTTTATTGAAACAGCAACAGTACCAAACAGATGTCCCAAAAGAAGGAAGGAATTCGAAACAGAAATGGAGAATGGTAGGAGGAAGAAACAGACACGGAGACAAACAGAGAACGTGAGAGTAGGGGGTGGGACTGCGAGTGAAAATGAGAAGGAGGTGTAG
- the LOC108324210 gene encoding uncharacterized protein LOC108324210, protein MEVIRGLAPAIVVAVLLAALTAEAGDNNQVFSPCSDTRVQRSDGFSFGIVFAPKDKFFLNNNNSVQLSPCDTRLSLSNSNYQISVFRPKVDEISLLTVNSSSFTADTYGYMVAFAGRRYAARSPPAFVANSTYTVTSFTLVLEFKKGRLQNLYWKRDGCAKCSSNSKAVCLNNQDCALQTSSCKSHGGTVDCSIGIQLAFSGTDKHLAVLNSWYEVKNLRQYSLYGLYSNLRDSLTSQYDKFF, encoded by the exons ATGGAGGTTATCAGAGGACTAGCGCCGGCAATCGTGGTGGCGGTGCTCCTGGCGGCGTTGACGGCGGAAGCCGGCGACAACAACCAAGTATTCTCTCCCTGCTCCGATACTCGTGTGCAGAGATCCGACGGATTCTCGTTCGGAATCGTGTTCGCGCCGAAGGACAAGTTCTTTTTGAACAACAATAACAGCGTTCAGCTGTCACCGTGTGATACGAGACTCTCTCTCTCCAATTCGAATTATCAGATCTCTGTGTTCAGACCCAAGGTCGACGAAATCTCGCTCCTGACGGTTAACTCCTCATCATTCACCGCG GACACGTATGGCTATATGGTTGCATTTGCTGGAAGGAGATATGCAGCAAGGTCTCCCCCTGCTTTTGTCGCAAACAGCACATATACCGTTACCAGTTTTACTCTT GTCCTTGAGTTTAAGAAGGGGAGACTGCAAAATTTATACTGGAAAAGAGATGGGTGTGCTAAATGCTCGAGTAATTCGAAAGCTGTGTGTCTCAACAATCAGGATTGTGCACTACAAACGTCCAGTTGCAAGAGCCATGGAGGAACTGTGGATTGCAGCATAGGTATACAGCTGGCATTCTCTGGCACAGATAAGCACCTTGCAGTTCTCAATTCTTGGTATGAAGTGAAAAACCTTCGCCAATATTCACTGTATGGCCTTTATTCAAATCTTAGAGATTCCCTCACTAGCCAGTATGATAAATTTTTCTAA